A genomic region of uncultured Roseibium sp. contains the following coding sequences:
- a CDS encoding ABC transporter permease — MWRFLGTRIAMGALTIWITTILVTLLIHAVPGDPVQIMYAQSQGTTPEQIEEVRRSLGLDRPIPVQYAMFIERLLHGDLGNTIRGGQPVLDVIMQRLPNTLILACAAMFIAILIGVPIGFLAAYREGSVVDISLMVLAIAGISMPHFWLGLMLLFFFALELGWLPVSGSGPLNLILPALTLGLSNAAIFARLTRSSMIDVMSQDYVQTAFAKGLPKALVLRRHVLRAGLLPVVTMMGLQFAFMMGGAIVVENIFSWNGVGRMAVEAIFQRDYPIIQGFILTFSVVVVTVAIVIDALYAVLDPRIRRA, encoded by the coding sequence ATGTGGCGCTTTCTCGGCACCCGGATCGCAATGGGTGCGCTTACAATCTGGATCACGACCATACTCGTGACGCTTCTGATCCACGCCGTGCCCGGGGATCCGGTGCAGATAATGTATGCCCAGAGCCAGGGCACGACCCCGGAGCAGATTGAAGAAGTACGCCGCTCTCTCGGCCTGGACAGGCCCATTCCCGTTCAATACGCAATGTTCATCGAGCGCCTTCTTCATGGCGATCTGGGCAATACCATTCGCGGCGGTCAACCCGTGCTCGATGTGATCATGCAGCGCCTGCCGAACACGCTGATACTGGCTTGTGCCGCGATGTTCATCGCCATCTTGATCGGCGTCCCGATCGGTTTCCTGGCGGCCTACCGGGAAGGAAGCGTTGTTGACATCTCGCTCATGGTTTTGGCCATCGCGGGGATTTCCATGCCGCATTTCTGGCTCGGGCTAATGCTTTTGTTCTTCTTCGCGCTTGAACTGGGTTGGCTCCCGGTCAGCGGCAGCGGACCACTGAACCTGATCTTGCCCGCGCTCACACTGGGGCTTTCAAACGCTGCTATTTTCGCCCGCCTCACCCGGTCTTCCATGATCGACGTGATGAGCCAGGACTACGTTCAGACCGCCTTTGCCAAGGGGCTGCCCAAGGCCCTTGTTCTGCGCCGCCACGTGCTTCGCGCCGGTCTGTTGCCGGTAGTGACCATGATGGGACTGCAATTCGCCTTCATGATGGGCGGCGCGATTGTCGTTGAGAACATCTTTTCCTGGAACGGCGTCGGCCGTATGGCCGTGGAGGCAATCTTCCAGCGCGATTATCCGATCATTCAGGGTTTCATCCTGACATTTTCCGTCGTTGTCGTTACGGTGGCGATCGTCATCGATGCGCTTTATGCCGTGCTCGACCCACGGATCCGGCGGGCCTGA
- a CDS encoding ABC transporter ATP-binding protein, whose product MKALLSVRDLAVRIGTRPLVEGISFDLKAGEVLSVVGESGSGKSMTAKALMGLLPPAATATGRAEFDGADLLDADIAPPRGTGIGLIFQEPMTALTPVLTIGLQLTEALVSHEICDQKEARRRAAAMLDRVGIPQPEMRMRQFPHELSGGMRQRVVIAMMMLLGPRVLIADEPTTALDVTVQAQILDLLREIVAETGIGLILITHDMGVVAEMSDTVLVMKSGQAVEHGPVTRVFNSPEANYTRALLNAVPRIDSAREQTETRQDVLLSVSDIDKTFNGRGPHLFRSHGTRALDNVSLNVRMGETLALVGESGSGKTTLGRVIARLTEADSGKIQLNSLDLTACKGRRLRAARRQVQMIFQDPYASLDPRQTVGHTIAEPLIIHERLPRSERNERVRQLIEKVGLEVDMARRYPHEFSGGQRQRIAIARAIAASPSLVIADEPTSALDVSVQARILDLLEELKRGEELTMLFISHDLAVVRQIADRVAVMRHGKILELGPTTQIFAAPRHPYTRALIDVVPVPDPARKRGVRPALKGSYPAGPLVEASPGHWVAS is encoded by the coding sequence ATGAAAGCGCTTCTCTCCGTCCGCGATCTGGCTGTTCGCATTGGAACCCGACCTTTGGTCGAAGGTATCAGTTTCGACCTGAAGGCCGGTGAAGTTCTGTCTGTTGTTGGAGAAAGCGGCTCGGGCAAGAGCATGACCGCGAAGGCACTCATGGGATTGTTGCCGCCAGCGGCAACAGCGACCGGTCGCGCGGAATTCGACGGGGCTGATCTGCTCGATGCCGATATCGCACCACCGCGGGGCACCGGGATCGGACTGATTTTTCAGGAACCGATGACCGCTCTGACCCCTGTGCTGACCATCGGACTTCAATTGACCGAAGCTCTTGTGAGCCACGAAATCTGTGATCAAAAGGAAGCACGGCGCAGAGCCGCCGCGATGCTCGACCGGGTCGGCATACCTCAGCCTGAGATGCGGATGCGGCAGTTTCCGCACGAATTGTCCGGTGGAATGCGCCAGCGGGTCGTCATTGCAATGATGATGCTGCTCGGGCCCCGCGTTCTGATCGCAGACGAACCCACAACAGCCCTGGATGTCACCGTTCAGGCCCAGATCCTGGACCTTTTGCGCGAGATCGTTGCCGAGACAGGTATCGGTCTCATTCTGATCACCCACGACATGGGGGTGGTTGCCGAAATGTCCGATACCGTCCTGGTGATGAAATCCGGACAAGCCGTTGAGCACGGTCCGGTGACCCGGGTTTTCAATAGCCCCGAAGCGAATTACACACGTGCCTTGCTCAACGCGGTTCCCCGCATCGACAGCGCCAGGGAGCAAACCGAAACGAGGCAGGACGTTCTTCTTTCCGTAAGCGACATTGACAAGACCTTCAACGGCCGGGGGCCTCACCTGTTTCGCAGCCACGGCACCCGGGCCCTCGACAATGTCTCGTTGAATGTTCGAATGGGGGAAACACTGGCGCTGGTTGGAGAGAGCGGATCGGGTAAAACAACCCTCGGACGGGTCATCGCCCGGCTGACAGAGGCCGATTCGGGAAAAATCCAACTGAACAGCCTGGATCTGACCGCCTGCAAGGGCCGCCGCCTGCGCGCGGCTCGGCGGCAGGTTCAGATGATCTTTCAGGATCCGTATGCGTCCCTCGACCCGCGCCAGACGGTCGGTCACACAATCGCGGAGCCTTTGATTATCCACGAGAGGCTGCCGCGCTCCGAGCGAAATGAACGCGTCAGGCAGCTTATCGAGAAAGTCGGTCTCGAAGTTGACATGGCCCGGCGCTACCCGCACGAGTTTTCCGGTGGCCAACGCCAGCGGATCGCCATTGCCCGCGCGATCGCGGCCAGTCCTTCACTGGTCATCGCGGATGAACCGACGTCCGCGCTCGATGTTTCGGTTCAGGCTCGTATCCTTGACCTTCTTGAGGAACTGAAGCGTGGTGAGGAACTGACGATGCTGTTCATCTCGCATGACCTTGCAGTGGTTCGCCAGATTGCCGACCGGGTTGCCGTAATGCGGCACGGCAAGATTCTCGAGCTGGGACCCACAACACAGATATTTGCCGCACCCCGCCACCCCTATACGCGTGCCTTGATCGATGTGGTGCCGGTCCCGGATCCCGCTCGCAAACGAGGTGTCCGCCCGGCTTTGAAGGGAAGCTATCCTGCCGGTCCGCTTGTCGAAGCGTCTCCCGGTCACTGGGTGGCGTCATGA
- a CDS encoding ABC transporter permease, with translation MQTVTEPQAQRAPPGFWRRLVRSPSGLIGLSIVLLLVFCAAFADVLAPYSPTKMGAGGRFLPPGGKYLLGTDEFGRDMFSRILYGSRITLLIGAVAVGISLTVGMLVGMIAAFRRGWIEAILMRGTDVLFSFTETLIALSFVAVLGPSLQNAVIAVGVAGVPFYARTCYSAALVETSKPYFEASIAAGAGPARLVLTHLLPNVLPTMIVVATLGVSTAILAAAGLSFLGLGAQPPTSEWGYMLAGSRDYINRAPWLMTIPGLAIAVTVLGFNLLGDGLRTSLDPVERK, from the coding sequence ATGCAGACGGTGACCGAACCTCAAGCACAGCGTGCGCCGCCCGGTTTCTGGCGGCGGTTGGTGCGCTCGCCAAGCGGGCTGATCGGGTTGAGCATTGTCCTGCTGCTTGTTTTCTGTGCCGCTTTTGCGGACGTGCTTGCGCCATACAGCCCGACGAAGATGGGCGCCGGCGGCCGCTTTCTGCCTCCAGGCGGAAAGTATCTTCTGGGGACAGATGAATTCGGACGGGACATGTTTTCCCGGATTTTGTACGGCAGCCGCATCACGCTCCTGATTGGCGCAGTTGCCGTCGGTATATCGCTTACGGTCGGCATGCTGGTCGGCATGATCGCCGCATTCCGTCGTGGATGGATCGAGGCGATCCTCATGCGCGGCACGGATGTGCTCTTTTCCTTCACGGAAACGCTGATCGCGCTCAGTTTCGTCGCCGTACTGGGCCCCAGCCTGCAGAACGCGGTTATTGCCGTCGGGGTCGCAGGCGTTCCCTTCTATGCGCGTACCTGTTACTCGGCAGCGCTTGTCGAAACGTCGAAACCGTATTTTGAAGCAAGCATCGCCGCAGGTGCCGGCCCCGCCCGACTTGTTCTCACGCATCTCCTGCCGAACGTTCTGCCAACAATGATTGTTGTTGCGACCCTGGGCGTTTCAACCGCCATCCTGGCTGCCGCAGGGCTCAGTTTCCTCGGTCTCGGTGCGCAGCCCCCGACTTCGGAATGGGGATACATGCTTGCCGGGTCGCGTGATTACATCAATCGAGCACCGTGGTTGATGACCATCCCCGGATTGGCGATCGCCGTTACGGTCCTCGGCTTCAATCTTCTCGGCGACGGATTGCGGACGAGCCTTGACCCGGTGGAACGGAAATGA